A genomic region of Pongo pygmaeus isolate AG05252 chromosome 7, NHGRI_mPonPyg2-v2.0_pri, whole genome shotgun sequence contains the following coding sequences:
- the LY6E gene encoding lymphocyte antigen 6E, whose amino-acid sequence MKIFLPVLLAALLGVERASSLMCFSCLNQKSNLYCLKPTICSDQDNYCVTVSASAGIGNLVTFGHSLSKTCSPACPIPEGVNVGVASMGISCCQSFLCNFSAADGGLRASATLLGAGLLLSLLPALLRFGP is encoded by the exons ATGAAGATCTTCTTGCCAGTGCTGCTGGCTGCCCTTCTGGGTGTGGAGCGAG CCAGCTCGCTGATGTGCTTCTCCTGCCTGAACCAGAAGAGCAATCTGTACTGCCTGAAGCCGACCATCTGCTCCGACCAGGACAACTACTGTGTGACCGTGTCTGCTAGTGCCGGCATTG GGAATCTCGTGACATTTGGCCACAGCCTGAGCAAGACCTGTTCCCCGGCCTGCCCCATCCCAGAAGGCGTCAATGTTGGTGTGGCTTCCATGGGCATCAGCTGCTGCCAGAGCTTTCTGTGCAATTTCAGCGCGGCCGACGGCGGGCTGCGGGCAAGTGCCACCCTGCTGGGCGCCGGGCTGCTGCTGAGCCTGCTGCCGGCCCTGCTGCGGTTCGGCCCCTGA